A genomic region of Oceaniferula marina contains the following coding sequences:
- a CDS encoding DUF3450 family protein produces the protein MKYLALITVISLPLFGQDEPKAQDDPAAQLDPAAVRELIHQWVQTEGLISEEKNTWQVERQRMQDLLGLFQKELALLDDEMNQAGKSAELVDASKQQLEKQISEYRAAQRTLDEYLARVLPRTRTLLKRLPEPLKNNLETDIELLESDEALGKPRETLKSILSVFAACGRFNRTITVTEETRVLASGKKMTVDVLYLGLARAFYAAEQGDTAGLGTPGKDGWQWQDQPALADSVRKAFAVYRKDSPPQLVELPIQLSKDSNANNK, from the coding sequence ATGAAATATCTTGCGTTAATCACCGTGATCTCCCTGCCTCTTTTTGGTCAGGACGAGCCGAAAGCTCAGGACGACCCTGCGGCACAACTTGACCCAGCAGCTGTGCGTGAATTGATCCATCAGTGGGTGCAAACCGAAGGGTTGATCTCAGAGGAAAAAAATACTTGGCAGGTCGAACGCCAAAGAATGCAGGATTTGTTGGGTTTGTTTCAAAAAGAGCTGGCCCTCTTGGATGATGAAATGAATCAGGCTGGAAAATCAGCTGAACTCGTCGATGCCAGTAAGCAGCAACTGGAGAAGCAGATCTCGGAGTATCGAGCAGCCCAGAGAACCTTGGATGAATACTTGGCAAGAGTGCTGCCCCGAACGCGCACGTTATTGAAGCGCTTGCCTGAACCTCTCAAAAACAATCTTGAGACCGATATAGAGTTGCTGGAGTCGGATGAGGCGTTAGGGAAACCCCGTGAAACTCTGAAATCAATTTTGAGTGTGTTCGCTGCATGCGGTCGGTTCAACCGGACGATCACAGTGACCGAGGAAACCCGAGTGTTGGCATCCGGTAAAAAGATGACCGTGGATGTGCTCTATCTTGGGCTGGCGCGTGCCTTTTACGCAGCGGAACAAGGTGACACCGCAGGGCTTGGGACGCCGGGCAAGGATGGCTGGCAGTGGCAGGACCAACCAGCGTTGGCCGATTCGGTCAGGAAGGCCTTTGCTGTGTATCGCAAAGATAGTCCTCCTCAATTGGTCGAACTACCGATTCAACTCTCCAAGGATAGCAACGCTAACAATAAGTAA
- a CDS encoding TonB-dependent receptor family protein: MNKAIQTTTKVWAISVMSLGAMAALSAAEEEGELSPLTVVGSKDRVLDLVGSAVYIDEEDLKQQNYTSINRILAKVPGVYIREEDGYGNFPNISIRGSLGTRSEKTTIMEDGILSSPAAYSAPAAYYSPNAARMNAFEVLKGSSQIKYGPHTTGGVINYLSTPIPDEQAFYAKFTYGSDNTFLGHAHFGDTIQTENNGTFGYLLEMFYHQTDGFRDIQGLNQDTGFQRIEPMLKLFWEPDTALKQRFEFKYGYTEFDADETYLGLSERDVKRNPHDRYAATKYDNIDTFHHRTYLKYTAEPTSDFRLEAAGYYNRFNRNWYKLNKVNGSSLHSALLDPAKVTSLKGLTAGDIIDVKANNRDYRSYGAQFASTYDFLVGEVENSLTAGVRVHKDYVDRYQWVDTYESTGTGDFFLDSKGVHGSDSNRRQETVATSVFIEDEIKSGKLTLRPGVRFEFMQFDYDDYNNGTSRSDDLNTWAGGMGGTYELCETDRIFGGIYRGISTPSPKGYTDPDPAEQTDEETSISYELGWRHQNTDNAVGFELVGFYTDFDNLLAPAAGAGLGDPANGGEAEVYGIEAQITYDPAVASGQAYRVPMYISATWTSATLQENLATDTGNVYTDFRGGDETGNDIPYIPEWKLAAGVGVDFTQWGAFLDATWTSEMYGTGGNYSDQVVSSREGEIDEMFLVDLSAWYQINDNWRLIGGVYNIFDEVGVVSRLPEGPRTNQGRNLYCGFEVQF; encoded by the coding sequence ATGAACAAAGCAATTCAAACAACAACGAAGGTATGGGCCATCTCCGTGATGAGTCTGGGAGCCATGGCGGCGCTGAGCGCGGCAGAGGAGGAGGGCGAACTGTCGCCGTTGACAGTGGTCGGCAGCAAGGATCGGGTTCTCGATCTGGTGGGCTCGGCTGTCTATATCGATGAGGAAGATCTCAAACAGCAGAACTACACGAGTATTAACCGTATTCTGGCCAAGGTTCCCGGAGTTTATATCCGTGAAGAGGACGGTTACGGCAATTTTCCGAACATTTCTATTCGTGGTAGCTTGGGAACACGCAGTGAGAAAACCACGATTATGGAGGATGGAATCCTGAGCTCACCTGCCGCGTATTCCGCACCTGCTGCTTACTATTCACCTAATGCAGCCCGCATGAATGCGTTTGAGGTTTTGAAAGGATCCAGTCAGATCAAGTATGGGCCACATACCACAGGTGGGGTTATCAATTACCTTTCCACTCCGATTCCTGATGAGCAGGCTTTTTACGCTAAGTTTACTTATGGTTCCGACAATACTTTCCTTGGTCACGCTCACTTTGGAGATACGATTCAAACGGAAAACAATGGAACCTTTGGTTACCTGCTTGAGATGTTCTACCATCAGACGGACGGGTTTCGTGACATTCAAGGGCTTAACCAGGACACTGGATTCCAGCGGATCGAACCGATGCTCAAGCTTTTCTGGGAGCCGGACACCGCACTCAAGCAGCGTTTTGAGTTCAAGTATGGTTATACTGAGTTTGATGCGGACGAAACCTACCTTGGCTTGTCGGAACGTGATGTGAAACGCAATCCGCACGATCGTTATGCGGCAACGAAGTATGATAACATTGATACCTTTCACCACCGGACTTATTTGAAATACACCGCTGAGCCCACCTCTGATTTCAGGCTTGAGGCTGCCGGTTACTATAACCGTTTTAACCGCAACTGGTATAAGCTGAACAAGGTGAATGGTTCCAGCCTTCACTCTGCGTTGTTGGATCCTGCGAAGGTGACATCTCTGAAAGGATTGACAGCGGGCGACATCATTGACGTCAAGGCGAACAACCGTGACTACCGCAGCTACGGCGCGCAGTTCGCCAGCACCTATGATTTTTTGGTCGGTGAGGTTGAGAACAGTCTGACAGCAGGGGTCCGGGTTCATAAGGACTATGTCGACCGTTACCAGTGGGTGGACACCTATGAGTCCACGGGAACCGGTGACTTCTTCCTTGATTCCAAAGGGGTGCATGGCTCGGACTCCAATCGCCGTCAGGAAACCGTTGCCACTTCGGTGTTTATTGAAGACGAAATCAAGTCCGGCAAGTTGACCTTGCGTCCCGGAGTTCGTTTTGAATTCATGCAATTTGACTATGACGATTACAACAATGGCACTTCTCGCTCAGATGATTTGAACACCTGGGCTGGAGGCATGGGCGGAACGTATGAGCTTTGTGAAACGGACCGTATTTTCGGTGGTATTTACCGTGGTATTTCCACCCCGAGTCCAAAGGGATACACCGACCCGGATCCTGCAGAGCAGACCGACGAGGAGACCTCCATTTCTTATGAATTGGGATGGCGTCACCAGAACACGGACAATGCTGTTGGTTTTGAACTGGTCGGGTTTTACACGGATTTTGATAACCTGTTAGCTCCAGCAGCGGGTGCCGGCTTGGGTGATCCGGCCAATGGTGGGGAAGCTGAAGTCTACGGGATTGAGGCGCAGATCACCTATGATCCAGCGGTCGCTAGCGGCCAGGCCTATCGGGTGCCGATGTATATCAGTGCCACTTGGACCAGCGCGACTTTACAGGAGAATCTAGCCACAGATACGGGTAATGTTTACACGGATTTCCGTGGTGGAGACGAAACCGGAAATGACATCCCATACATCCCCGAATGGAAACTCGCAGCCGGTGTGGGTGTTGATTTCACCCAATGGGGTGCGTTTCTTGACGCCACCTGGACCAGCGAGATGTATGGAACCGGAGGGAATTACTCTGACCAAGTGGTCTCATCCCGCGAAGGGGAGATTGATGAGATGTTCCTGGTGGATCTTTCCGCCTGGTATCAGATCAATGACAATTGGCGTCTGATCGGCGGGGTTTACAATATCTTCGATGAAGTGGGTGTTGTCTCCCGTTTGCCTGAAGGTCCTCGGACCAATCAAGGCCGTAATCTCTACTGTGGATTTGAAGTCCAATTCTAA
- a CDS encoding sensor histidine kinase: MGDSQSHSSSGRGGLFRKFILPQVIVIGLAGVCGMLWSGVTQAKKDHEHLVRVASSNAELARSLNLPYSKRLASHLSSMTGFQMGFVTSEHLIISAETWNEEQIELAKRAVASSGEVVRGNTTQAAASPTAPGGPHLVAMQTRPPLISFSEGNKRTPLIAAILLAIASAFITARTVVKPLSQLATSPALNTSDGEWQFPPTLTDRRDEIGLLANTLNKQRSALIEEQKLRQESEKMALLGNMATSLAHEIKNPAAAIIMHAKVLEQHRHSEQGQWIREEGEQIVSLVNQWLYVAKPQPPNTSNTDLAGMLRDLQEKMRALLDFHHCSLNLSSPDSLMLVCDQQRIEQAFRNLIHNAVQAMPEGGQIRIILESKHPDEVEFTISDEGPGFTDSAIANLGKTFYSEREGGMGLGLSLVAGVIHAHGGSFTVKNQSSGGATVSGRLPSLQPERSPSAI, encoded by the coding sequence ATGGGAGACAGCCAATCACATTCATCATCAGGACGCGGAGGATTATTCCGAAAATTCATCCTCCCCCAAGTGATTGTCATCGGATTGGCGGGAGTTTGCGGCATGTTATGGTCGGGAGTCACCCAGGCGAAAAAAGATCACGAGCATCTGGTTCGGGTTGCCTCATCCAATGCGGAACTGGCACGCAGCCTCAACCTTCCCTACTCAAAACGACTGGCGTCTCACCTCAGCTCGATGACCGGATTTCAAATGGGCTTCGTCACGAGTGAGCATCTCATCATCTCAGCTGAAACCTGGAATGAAGAACAAATCGAGCTTGCTAAACGTGCAGTCGCTAGCAGTGGCGAAGTTGTGCGTGGGAATACGACTCAAGCTGCGGCATCACCAACCGCCCCCGGTGGCCCCCATCTCGTGGCCATGCAAACACGCCCCCCGCTGATCAGTTTCTCAGAAGGCAACAAACGAACGCCTCTCATCGCGGCCATTCTGCTGGCGATCGCCTCGGCCTTCATCACCGCAAGGACCGTGGTCAAACCTCTATCCCAATTGGCTACCAGCCCCGCCCTGAACACCTCGGATGGTGAATGGCAATTCCCGCCGACCCTGACCGATAGACGGGATGAAATTGGACTTCTGGCAAACACGCTCAATAAACAACGATCGGCCTTGATCGAAGAGCAAAAACTCCGGCAGGAATCCGAGAAAATGGCCCTACTCGGAAACATGGCAACCTCTCTGGCGCATGAAATCAAGAACCCGGCAGCAGCCATCATTATGCATGCCAAGGTCCTGGAACAACACAGGCATTCCGAACAAGGGCAATGGATCCGTGAAGAGGGAGAACAAATTGTTTCCCTTGTCAACCAGTGGCTGTATGTCGCCAAACCCCAGCCCCCCAACACATCCAACACAGACCTCGCCGGTATGCTTCGCGACCTGCAGGAAAAAATGCGTGCCCTGCTCGATTTTCATCATTGTTCTCTCAACTTATCCAGCCCGGATTCGCTCATGCTGGTATGTGACCAACAACGCATCGAGCAGGCCTTCCGCAACCTGATCCACAATGCGGTTCAGGCCATGCCTGAAGGTGGTCAGATCCGGATCATCCTGGAATCCAAGCACCCTGACGAGGTCGAATTCACAATCTCCGATGAGGGGCCAGGCTTTACGGACAGTGCTATCGCCAACTTGGGAAAAACGTTTTATTCCGAACGCGAAGGAGGTATGGGTCTCGGGCTGTCCCTGGTTGCCGGCGTCATCCATGCCCACGGAGGCAGCTTCACCGTAAAAAACCAAAGCTCAGGTGGGGCTACCGTCTCGGGCAGGCTGCCATCTCTGCAACCAGAACGATCACCGTCAGCAATATGA